A part of Rhipicephalus microplus isolate Deutch F79 chromosome 8, USDA_Rmic, whole genome shotgun sequence genomic DNA contains:
- the LOC142768517 gene encoding uncharacterized protein LOC142768517: MNGLVHTVLFTALFGSALSGFLGGGSTGGGIGGGYGGGGLGGYGGGSLGGYGGGLGAGGLGGGGGLGAGGLGGGSGNVGVGSSVVLLNGGRAGASKSVAGPAFLVRTVHHVSQVHGGGAIVAHSGLGSAGGAGIGGGAGIGGAGLIGGGAGGLGGGYGGGAYGAGGLGGGYGGGGYGAGGAGAGGVVGKLLLVKHHK; this comes from the exons ATGAACGGCCTG GTGCACACCGTCCTGTTCACCGCCCTTTTCGGCAGCGCCCTCAGTGGATTCCTCGGTGGAGGCAGCACTGGAGGTGGTATCGGTGGAGGCTACGGCGGGGGTGGTCTTGGAGGCTACGGTGGTGGTAGTCTCGGAGGATACGGTGGAGGGCTTGGTGCCGGTGGCCTCGGAGGAGGAGGAGGCCTTGGTGCCGGAGGTCTGGGAGGAGGCAGTGGCAACGTGGGTGTTGGGAGCAGCGTAGTTCTGCTAAATGGTGGCCGTGCGGGTGCAAGCAAATCGGTGGCAGGGCCTGCGTTCCTCGTTCGCACGGTGCACCACGTGTCTCAAGTGCATGGCGGTGGAGCCATTGTGGCACACTCTGGTCTCGGAAGTGCCGGCGGAGCCGGCATTGGTGGAGGCGCTGGCATCGGAGGTGCTGGACTGATTGGTGGTGGAGCTGGTGGTCTCGGAGGAGGCTACGGAGGTGGCGCTTATGGAGCTGGAGGCCTCGGTGGAGGTTACGGAGGCGGAGGATACGGTGCTGGTGGTGCTGGAGCTGGTGGGGTCGTTGGCAAGCTACTGCTCGTCAAGCATCACAAGTGA
- the LOC119164493 gene encoding uncharacterized protein LOC119164493, translated as MNGLVHTILFTALFGSALSGFLGGSGTGGGVGGGYGGGGLGGYGGGSLGGYSGGLGAGGLGGAGGLGAGGLGGGSGNVGVGSSVVLLNGGRAGASKSVAGPAFLVRTVHHVSQVHGGGAIVAHSGLGGVDGANIGGGASIGGGGLIGGGAGGLGGGYGGGGYGAGGLGGGYGGGGYGAGGAGTGGVVGKLLLVKHHK; from the exons ATGAACGGCCTG GTGCACACCATCCTGTTCACCGCCCTTTTCGGCAGCGCGCTCAGTGGATTCCTCGGTGGAAGTGGCACGGGAGGTGGTGTCGGTGGAGGCTACGGCGGGGGTGGTCTTGGAGGCTATGGTGGTGGTAGTCTCGGAGGTTACAGTGGAGGGCTTGGTGCCGGTGGCCTCGGAGGAGCAGGAGGTCTTGGTGCCGGAGGTTTGGGAGGAGGCAGTGGAAACGTGGGTGTTGGGAGCAGCGTAGTCCTGCTGAACGGTGGCCGTGCGGGTGCAAGCAAATCGGTGGCAGGGCCGGCGTTCCTCGTTCGCACGGTGCACCACGTGTCTCAAGTGCATGGCGGTGGAGCCATTGTGGCGCACTCTGGTCTCGGTGGTGTCGATGGAGCCAACATTGGTGGAGGCGCCAGCATCGGAGGTGGCGGACTGATTGGTGGTGGAGCTGGTGGTCTCGGAGGAGGCTACGGAGGTGGCGGTTATGGAGCTGGAGGCCTCGGTGGAGGTTACGGAGGCGGAGGATACGGGGCTGGTGGTGCTGGCACTGGTGGGGTCGTTGGCAAGCTACTGCTCGTCAAGCATCACAAGTGA
- the LOC142768518 gene encoding uncharacterized protein LOC142768518: protein MNGLVHTILFTTLFGSALSGFLGGSGTGGGVGGGYGGAGIGDYGGGSLGGYGGGLGAGGLGGGGGLGAGGLGGGSGNVGVGSSVVLLNGGRAGASKSVAGPAFLVRTVHHVSQVHGGGAIVAHSGLGGVDGAGIGGGAGIGGAGLIGGGAGGLGGGYGGGSYGAGGLGGGYGGGGYGAGGAGTGGVVGKLLLVKHHK, encoded by the exons ATGAACGGCCTG GTGCACACCATCCTGTTCACCACCCTTTTCGGTAGCGCGCTCAGTGGATTCCTCGGTGGAAGTGGCACTGGAGGTGGTGTCGGTGGAGGCTACGGTGGGGCGGGTATTGGAGACTACGGTGGTGGTAGTCTCGGAGGTTACGGTGGAGGGCTTGGTGCCGGTGGCCTCGGAGGAGGAGGAGGCCTTGGTGCCGGAGGTCTGGGAGGAGGCAGTGGCAACGTGGGTGTTGGGAGCAGCGTAGTCCTGCTGAACGGCGGCCGTGCGGGTGCAAGCAAATCGGTGGCAGGGCCTGCGTTCCTCGTTCGCACGGTGCACCACGTGTCTCAAGTTCATGGCGGTGGAGCCATTGTCGCGCACTCTGGTCTCGGTGGTGTCGATGGAGCCGGCATTGGTGGAGGCGCTGGCATCGGAGGTGCCGGACTGATTGGTGGTGGAGCTGGTGGTCTCGGAGGAGGCTACGGAGGTGGCAGTTATGGAGCTGGAGGCCTCGGTGGAGGTTACGGAGGTGGAGGATACGGGGCTGGTGGTGCTGGCACTGGTGGGGTCGTTGGCAAGCTACTGCTCGTCAAGCATCACAAGTGA